In the bacterium genome, CTCGAGGCTGGCGCGCACCTGCGCCATCAGCGGGTCGCCCTCGGGGCCGCGCTCGCGGGCGGCGGCCACCGGCAGCGCCTCGCCGACGTCGACGACGGCGCGCAGGAGCGCGTGCGGCGGCGGCGCGGTGCCGGTCGTGTCCTCCTCGAAGCGCTCGACGGTCTCGAGCACGCGCTCGGGCGTCGGCGCCGGCGTGAAGTACCCCGCCCGGTAGAACGAGAGCGCCTGCGCCAGCGCGCAGTCCTCCAGTTGCCGCCAGCGCCGGTCGCGCTCGGCGGCCGCCAGCTCGCCGCCGACGAGGTCCGGCAGGATCGCCGCGCGCAGCAGCTTCACGCGGCCGACGACGTCGCGCTCGCGCTTGCCCTTCGCCCACTCGGCCTCCAGCGGCTCCAGCAGCCCGTCGACGAGCCGCGCGACCCGCTCGCCGATCTCGCCGGCCTGGGGGGCGCCGAGGTGCTCGATCTCCTTGAGCGCGAGCATCGCGCCGCCGGTCTTGAGCACGCGCTCGATCAGCGGCAGGGACTCCTGCGGGCGCCACGACAAGCGCCGCTCGATCGTCGTCAGCACCGGCGCGACCGCCGCCTCGAGGTCGCTCTCGAGCACGTAGCGGATCGCGACCGGGTGCACGACGACCCCCGCGGCCGCTCCGGCGGCCGCGCGCTGCTTGGCCGCGGTGCGGGCGATGAACGCGGTCCCCTCCATCAGGTGGTTCAGCAGGTCGTTGTGGCGCGTGATCGCCCCTTCGGGAAAGAGCACGAGGGGCCGGCGCGCCCCGGCGAGGATCCGCACCGCGCACGCCAGCGACTCGCGGTCCATCCCCTCGCGGTAGACACTGAAGACGCCGGCGTGCCGCAGCAGCCACGTCTGCAGCCGTCCCTGCTTGAAGAGGTGCCAGCTGGCCATGATGTGCAGCAGACAGCCGGCCTCGCGCGCCAGCAGCCCGAGCACCATCGGGTCGCACGGCCGGCAGTGGTTCGGGGCGAGCATGATCCCGTGCCCGGCGGC is a window encoding:
- a CDS encoding 1-acyl-sn-glycerol-3-phosphate acyltransferase; this encodes MQGVVVAEPYRFVPPAGGTLVPRLIALWLPGYLRRSHGVVAVRCRGVERLRASLAAGHGIMLAPNHCRPCDPMVLGLLAREAGCLLHIMASWHLFKQGRLQTWLLRHAGVFSVYREGMDRESLACAVRILAGARRPLVLFPEGAITRHNDLLNHLMEGTAFIARTAAKQRAAAGAAAGVVVHPVAIRYVLESDLEAAVAPVLTTIERRLSWRPQESLPLIERVLKTGGAMLALKEIEHLGAPQAGEIGERVARLVDGLLEPLEAEWAKGKRERDVVGRVKLLRAAILPDLVGGELAAAERDRRWRQLEDCALAQALSFYRAGYFTPAPTPERVLETVERFEEDTTGTAPPPHALLRAVVDVGEALPVAAARERGPEGDPLMAQVRASLE